From one Melioribacteraceae bacterium genomic stretch:
- a CDS encoding S8 family serine peptidase: MRNIILLLLLVALLINAQEVLKNDPYNITYEPDVILFMINDEYEIDGNALKAKGNIVTGLDGLDAILTKYRVKEIKKLFENFEVENQQRLFKDYYGNEHEVKRLDKIYEMKYEAEIDPKELASKLSELSEIEYAEPDYHFHANAVYPDDPLYQSGDQWHINAVNAPEAWELTTGDTTQVIAIIDTGVDWLHPDLDDNIWINKDEIPGNGIDDDGNGFVDDIRGWDFINNDNNPMDDNSHGTHVAGIAAAEGNNGVGVTGINWHAKIMPVKMLQSNGRGNSSDLAEAITYASQNRVDVINMSLGSYGESLTVKIALENAYAYSVLVAAAGNNGYKVDPPYPPAPYFPSYPACYGFVIGVEASTSGNERALFSNYDPSGPVAVGNPYNHNYEIMAPGVNIESIFPNGGYKGISGTSMASPIVAGAVSLMKLFEPNQSTEEIFAKLIQGTTNGVLDIEMSMTINLVPNLSLVEYAIVDTLDGDGDGIADAGETIEIYFTVKNAGGYADSVWSKIRFGEYEDQSVATILDSTSYIGDISAYGTMTGELDPFRIYIDPDVANSRDIVFEYEIGHDINTFMTDEITINIQNGIELSGFYNGMKKLYPNKEYIITGNAVFDSLIIYPGTILRIDQDISIIIDKFFYCKGKPDSLILFTKNGNNYWNRIDILNNAGIGEDPYFSEIEYCIFEYSSHNYQIVSGASSIENSIFRYNFGVGDIITSGNIRYSNFYYNQSSNIIYYHSGVAEYNNIISNETGYYPPILGNISSKTNNNFFDNYQRIPRTYFSIGLPEGSFSINYLPSNYFGSFDNEKIDKEILDFFDNSDFPIIEPIEPLFAPSPLAHGIVWKVEVNGIDPQDEHLDPLGSETVRFDVYFNRSMDVASTPFLTFGVREPYTQHIVTDNSSWSADSTIWTAFYTFGLETGDGINTIRVANARDDEYFEIPIENSRFKFVLQAAGAASTEFLATADIGKVNLEWPVANTDDELGYNMYRYYMVDESTTSDTTRINQTLITDSTYTDYNVIPDTTYRYYYTVLGTDMAESDPSKTVAAKPFNASKGDANGDLEINVLDITTIVSYLLNQNPQPFLSDAADVNNDGFINVLDIVASVNIIMGNSNPKIIASSGEPLIQYDDKTVRLKNGDHITAIYLKALVNIESEYRLVPNELMKRMEFGFNVVNDTLYMVAYNLNNRAIEIDEGSLFTINNGKIKEIIEVSAADQLNNLLNVTISNSKEEIPNEFVLFQNYPNPFNPTTTIKYGLKQMEDVEIKIINILGQLVWEYKELQKPVGYHEVLWNSLNSSNRNVASGVYIYQIKAGSFFDAMKMILLK, encoded by the coding sequence GTGCGAAATATAATTCTATTACTGCTATTGGTTGCTTTGTTAATTAATGCGCAAGAAGTATTAAAAAATGATCCATACAACATTACATACGAACCAGATGTGATATTATTTATGATCAATGATGAATATGAAATTGATGGTAACGCTCTCAAAGCAAAGGGTAATATTGTCACCGGCTTAGATGGTTTGGATGCAATTCTAACTAAGTATCGTGTAAAAGAAATCAAGAAACTCTTTGAGAATTTTGAAGTAGAGAACCAGCAAAGATTATTTAAGGATTATTACGGTAACGAGCATGAAGTAAAACGTCTCGATAAAATTTATGAAATGAAGTATGAAGCCGAGATTGATCCTAAAGAATTAGCAAGCAAGTTAAGTGAACTTTCCGAAATAGAATACGCAGAACCCGATTATCACTTCCATGCAAACGCAGTTTATCCCGATGATCCATTATATCAAAGCGGAGACCAATGGCATATTAATGCGGTAAACGCTCCGGAGGCTTGGGAATTAACGACCGGAGATACAACCCAAGTAATTGCAATTATAGATACCGGTGTTGATTGGTTACATCCCGACCTAGATGACAATATTTGGATAAATAAAGATGAAATACCCGGCAACGGAATTGACGATGATGGAAATGGATTTGTAGATGATATAAGAGGTTGGGATTTTATAAACAACGACAACAACCCAATGGATGATAATTCCCACGGAACACACGTAGCCGGGATAGCCGCTGCAGAGGGAAACAATGGAGTCGGAGTAACGGGGATAAACTGGCATGCTAAGATAATGCCGGTCAAGATGCTTCAGAGTAATGGAAGAGGAAACAGCAGCGATTTAGCGGAAGCAATAACATACGCATCCCAGAACAGAGTGGATGTAATAAATATGAGTTTGGGCAGTTACGGAGAGAGTCTAACAGTAAAGATAGCTTTGGAGAATGCATACGCTTATTCAGTATTAGTTGCTGCTGCAGGGAATAATGGATATAAAGTTGATCCGCCATATCCACCGGCACCATATTTCCCAAGTTACCCTGCGTGCTATGGATTTGTAATTGGAGTTGAAGCCTCTACTAGTGGAAATGAAAGAGCATTATTCTCAAACTATGATCCTTCAGGACCAGTTGCTGTTGGCAATCCATACAACCATAACTATGAAATAATGGCGCCAGGAGTGAATATAGAAAGCATATTTCCAAATGGAGGATATAAAGGGATAAGTGGAACATCAATGGCATCCCCGATAGTGGCAGGAGCTGTTAGTTTAATGAAGTTGTTTGAACCAAATCAATCAACCGAAGAGATATTTGCAAAACTTATCCAGGGAACGACTAATGGAGTTTTAGATATTGAGATGAGCATGACAATTAACCTTGTCCCCAATTTATCACTAGTGGAATATGCAATAGTAGACACTTTAGATGGAGACGGAGATGGAATAGCAGATGCGGGAGAGACGATAGAGATTTACTTTACAGTTAAGAATGCCGGAGGATATGCAGATAGTGTATGGTCGAAGATAAGATTTGGAGAATATGAAGATCAATCAGTAGCAACTATTTTGGACAGCACAAGTTACATAGGTGATATCTCTGCCTATGGAACGATGACAGGGGAACTAGATCCATTTAGAATTTATATTGACCCAGATGTAGCTAATAGTAGAGATATAGTATTTGAGTATGAGATAGGACATGACATTAATACATTTATGACTGATGAAATTACAATCAACATACAAAATGGAATTGAATTGTCAGGATTTTATAACGGTATGAAAAAATTATACCCGAATAAAGAATATATCATAACTGGTAATGCTGTTTTTGATTCACTGATTATTTATCCTGGCACAATTTTAAGAATTGATCAGGATATATCTATTATTATAGATAAGTTTTTTTATTGTAAAGGAAAGCCCGATTCATTAATCCTATTTACAAAAAACGGAAATAATTATTGGAATAGAATAGATATATTAAATAATGCAGGTATCGGAGAGGATCCTTATTTCAGTGAAATTGAATACTGTATTTTCGAATATTCAAGTCATAATTATCAAATTGTTAGCGGAGCATCATCAATCGAGAATTCGATTTTTAGATATAACTTTGGTGTTGGCGATATCATAACTAGTGGTAATATCCGATATTCTAATTTTTATTATAATCAATCATCAAATATTATCTATTACCATTCAGGAGTAGCAGAATATAATAATATTATAAGTAATGAAACGGGATACTATCCACCAATTCTTGGTAACATTAGTTCCAAAACTAATAATAATTTTTTCGATAATTATCAGAGAATACCAAGAACTTATTTTTCGATTGGACTCCCCGAAGGATCCTTTAGTATAAACTATTTGCCATCTAATTATTTTGGTTCTTTCGATAATGAGAAAATCGATAAAGAAATTTTGGATTTTTTTGATAATTCAGACTTCCCAATTATTGAACCCATTGAACCACTTTTTGCACCTTCTCCACTAGCTCATGGTATTGTTTGGAAAGTAGAAGTAAACGGAATAGACCCTCAAGACGAACATCTAGATCCACTCGGATCTGAGACAGTAAGATTTGATGTTTACTTCAACCGATCAATGGATGTAGCATCAACTCCATTCCTTACCTTTGGAGTGAGAGAACCCTACACACAACATATTGTAACAGACAATTCTTCTTGGTCGGCAGACTCAACTATTTGGACAGCTTTCTACACCTTCGGTCTGGAGACCGGTGACGGTATAAATACAATCAGAGTAGCCAACGCAAGAGATGATGAGTACTTTGAAATTCCAATTGAAAACTCACGCTTTAAGTTTGTACTCCAAGCAGCCGGCGCTGCGTCAACTGAGTTCCTTGCCACAGCGGATATCGGTAAAGTTAACTTAGAATGGCCGGTAGCAAATACAGATGACGAGCTTGGCTACAACATGTATCGTTACTATATGGTGGATGAATCAACCACCTCAGACACTACAAGAATTAATCAGACACTTATCACAGACTCTACTTACACAGACTACAATGTAATTCCAGATACGACTTACCGTTATTATTATACAGTTCTCGGTACGGATATGGCAGAAAGCGATCCTTCAAAAACAGTTGCAGCTAAACCGTTCAACGCATCAAAAGGAGATGCAAACGGTGACTTGGAAATAAACGTACTAGATATAACGACTATAGTAAGCTACTTACTTAACCAAAACCCTCAGCCCTTCTTAAGTGATGCCGCGGATGTGAACAATGATGGATTTATAAATGTTTTGGATATAGTCGCTTCGGTAAATATTATAATGGGTAACTCCAATCCAAAAATCATCGCTTCATCGGGAGAACCGCTAATTCAATATGATGACAAGACAGTAAGATTAAAAAATGGCGATCACATAACAGCAATCTATTTAAAAGCACTTGTAAATATTGAAAGTGAATATAGACTTGTTCCAAATGAATTAATGAAGAGGATGGAATTTGGCTTCAATGTAGTGAATGATACTTTATATATGGTTGCGTATAATCTTAATAATCGAGCAATCGAAATAGATGAAGGGAGTTTATTTACAATAAACAATGGTAAGATAAAAGAGATTATAGAAGTTTCGGCCGCGGATCAGCTCAACAATCTTTTAAATGTAACTATATCAAATAGTAAGGAAGAAATACCAAATGAGTTTGTTCTTTTTCAAAATTATCCCAATCCTTTTAATCCCACCACTACTATTAAGTATGGACTAAAACAGATGGAAGATGTTGAAATAAAAATAATTAATATACTCGGTCAATTAGTTTGGGAGTATAAAGAGTTACAAAAACCGGTAGGTTATCATGAAGTATTATGGAACAGTCTTAATAGCAGTAACAGAAATGTAGCCAGTGGAGTTTATATATATCAAATTAAAGCCGGAAGTTTTTTTGACGCAATGAAAATGATTTTGTTGAAGTAA
- a CDS encoding T9SS type A sorting domain-containing protein has product MNKIILVILFVSLQLLEAQAQNIVSINDVTASVGDTIKIAVNVQNVDEFVAFQSDIVLPDVCIYQQGSVKLSERAEDHTLSANLLDGNVLRVIAFSISQKSFSGNSGELITFNVILKDQPGDYIINISNCVLANSNSDNILTGINPGNLIVKKKSIIKKVQLNVGWNLVSAPLVKDNMNYLSVFPTAISHPYEFTDSYHKIDTLRIFSGYWIKFSADLLQQIEGLESDENRIPVYQGWNLIGSFSDLVSTGEMLQVPNGITSSEFFEFDGGYKSVDELQPGKGYWIKTMSDGYLERNDQPSKMKYELLNNANYEVEFNASNGKGSSQLLKIGFDSTGTDGLDPHLGEQELPPPPPSEIFFIRFALPNSFISSYSDIRFGELNGIYTYEHELQFQLGEDATELILNWDQPSGVNITIQDLFGGVIVNENYLPGTNEFSLNNTNITSLKLIVSYSNITSIDQKRLPIEYTLYQNYPNPFNPTTMIEYSVSKNVFVTLKIYDLLGREIKTLVNEEKSAGKYKVSFDGSETSSGIYIYSLKAGEFYKTRKLLLLK; this is encoded by the coding sequence TTGAATAAAATAATATTAGTTATTCTGTTTGTATCTCTTCAATTGCTCGAGGCTCAAGCGCAAAATATTGTTTCAATCAATGATGTGACTGCTTCAGTTGGAGACACAATAAAGATAGCAGTCAATGTTCAAAACGTTGATGAATTTGTTGCTTTCCAATCAGACATTGTTTTGCCCGATGTTTGTATTTATCAACAAGGGTCAGTAAAACTTAGTGAAAGAGCAGAGGATCATACGTTATCTGCTAATCTATTAGATGGAAATGTTCTGCGGGTAATTGCGTTTTCAATCAGCCAAAAAAGTTTTTCGGGAAATAGTGGTGAGTTGATAACATTTAATGTTATTCTCAAAGATCAGCCGGGTGATTACATAATAAATATTTCTAATTGTGTTTTAGCTAATAGTAATTCGGATAATATTCTTACCGGTATTAATCCGGGTAATTTAATCGTAAAAAAAAAGTCCATCATTAAAAAAGTTCAATTAAATGTGGGTTGGAATTTAGTTTCAGCCCCATTGGTAAAAGATAACATGAATTATTTGAGTGTGTTCCCCACCGCAATTTCACATCCTTATGAATTTACGGATAGTTATCACAAAATTGATACTCTCAGAATTTTTAGCGGATACTGGATAAAGTTCTCTGCCGATTTACTACAACAGATAGAAGGATTAGAAAGTGATGAAAATAGAATTCCAGTTTACCAAGGTTGGAATTTAATTGGCAGTTTTAGTGACTTAGTTTCAACGGGTGAAATGCTTCAAGTCCCAAATGGTATAACATCTTCGGAGTTTTTCGAGTTTGATGGTGGTTACAAATCAGTAGATGAATTACAACCGGGTAAAGGTTATTGGATTAAAACTATGTCGGATGGCTATCTTGAAAGAAATGATCAGCCTAGTAAAATGAAATATGAGTTGCTCAATAACGCTAATTATGAAGTAGAGTTCAATGCCTCAAATGGCAAGGGAAGTTCACAACTCTTAAAAATTGGTTTTGACTCAACCGGTACAGATGGATTAGATCCACATTTAGGAGAACAAGAGTTACCGCCGCCCCCACCCAGCGAAATATTCTTTATTCGATTTGCACTTCCTAATTCATTCATTAGTTCATATTCTGATATAAGATTTGGTGAATTGAATGGAATCTATACTTACGAACATGAACTACAATTTCAATTAGGTGAAGATGCTACGGAGTTAATACTAAACTGGGATCAACCATCCGGTGTTAATATTACAATACAAGATTTGTTTGGAGGTGTGATAGTTAATGAAAATTATTTACCGGGAACAAATGAATTTAGCCTAAATAACACCAATATTACCTCGCTTAAACTAATAGTTAGTTATTCAAACATAACTTCAATTGACCAAAAACGATTACCAATCGAATATACACTTTATCAAAACTACCCAAACCCGTTTAATCCAACTACAATGATTGAATATTCAGTTTCGAAGAACGTTTTTGTTACTTTAAAAATTTATGACTTATTGGGTCGAGAAATAAAAACTTTAGTAAATGAGGAGAAATCTGCAGGTAAATACAAAGTGTCTTTTGATGGATCTGAAACATCATCTGGTATTTATATTTATAGTTTAAAGGCTGGTGAATTTTATAAAACTCGGAAATTACTTCTATTGAAATAG
- the polA gene encoding DNA polymerase I: MAKKKKFVIIDAMALAYKAYFAFINRPLKTKSGEPTSAVYGFINQVFKIIDDTQPDYIAVAFDSKEKTFRHDKYEKYKSSREAMPEDMIPQIRRIREVIEAFKMPLYIKSGFEADDLIGTAVKKAAEAGLEAFAITPDKDYMQLITDDVKVIKPGKSTDEIVIFDKQKVKEVYGFEPIQMIDYLALIGDSSDDIPGVAGIGPKTAQPLIEQFGSVENIYENIGIIDKAGLRKKLEEGKENAIISKELATIVTDVDFEFNLEDAIFCEPDYETLTKLFVELEFKNFGDKLIKLFGKKADKAITETTEAYLNDEVDNFDSKKVKYYLVNKIKEAAKLADELSKKELLVFDTETDSLDVLNVNLAGCAFACKSGEAYFIPIKPSKETTQLFETDLSDRIELDQFAKIFKPVFENEKIKKVCQNGKYDIAVLRTHGIEVKNFYFDTMLASYVIDPDQKHGMDSLAEKYLNYTPIPLSDLIGAKKEASKIYEVDLERLSNYAAEDADITFRLYELFKKELKKENLEKVAYEIEFPLVEVLEDMERNGISVDKKSLGAFSKDLQILLDNYTKEIFKLAEEEFNINSTQQLQKILFEKLKLQKTKKTKTGFSTDARSLESLKGEHEIIDIILNYRQVAKLKSTYADSLPKLINPKTGRVHTTFNQTVASTGRLSSLDPNLQNIPIRTELGKEIRKAFVPRDKDHVIFSADYSQIELRIMASICSDKNLMEAFKNNEDIHRRTAALVFMVDPNDVTADMRRKAKEVNFGILYGIGPFGLKNRLRITQNHAKEIIDTYFGTFKNVKKFMDDSVKFAQEKGYAETLLGRRRYLRNINSSNRVVKQFEERVAINMPIQGTAADMIKLAMINIHRELIKQKFNSKMVLQVHDELLFDAQKDEIDDLIPLVKKLMEEALPLQVPVVVDTGVGDNWLDAH; the protein is encoded by the coding sequence ATGGCAAAAAAGAAAAAATTTGTAATAATCGACGCAATGGCTTTAGCATACAAAGCTTATTTTGCTTTTATAAATAGACCGTTAAAAACTAAATCAGGTGAACCGACTTCAGCTGTTTATGGCTTTATAAACCAAGTATTTAAAATTATAGATGATACTCAACCCGATTATATAGCTGTTGCGTTTGATTCAAAAGAAAAAACCTTCCGTCACGATAAATATGAAAAATATAAATCATCCAGAGAAGCAATGCCGGAAGATATGATTCCACAAATCAGAAGAATCCGAGAAGTTATCGAAGCATTCAAAATGCCGCTTTACATTAAATCCGGATTTGAAGCCGATGACTTAATTGGTACTGCAGTTAAAAAAGCTGCCGAAGCCGGCTTGGAAGCTTTTGCAATAACACCGGATAAAGACTACATGCAATTAATAACTGACGATGTAAAAGTTATTAAGCCGGGTAAATCGACCGACGAAATAGTGATTTTCGATAAGCAAAAGGTTAAAGAAGTATATGGTTTTGAACCTATTCAAATGATTGACTATTTGGCATTGATTGGCGATTCGAGTGATGATATACCCGGTGTTGCGGGAATCGGTCCAAAAACTGCTCAACCATTGATCGAACAGTTCGGATCTGTTGAAAATATCTATGAGAATATTGGCATAATTGATAAAGCCGGTTTGCGTAAAAAGCTAGAAGAAGGAAAAGAAAATGCAATCATCTCAAAAGAACTCGCAACAATTGTAACCGATGTTGATTTTGAATTTAATTTAGAAGACGCAATATTCTGCGAACCGGATTATGAGACATTAACAAAGTTATTTGTCGAATTAGAATTCAAAAATTTCGGTGATAAGCTTATTAAACTTTTTGGCAAGAAAGCAGATAAGGCAATCACCGAAACAACAGAAGCATATTTAAATGATGAAGTTGATAACTTCGACTCGAAAAAAGTGAAGTATTATCTTGTAAATAAAATTAAGGAAGCTGCAAAGTTAGCAGATGAATTATCAAAAAAGGAATTACTTGTTTTTGATACCGAGACAGATTCGCTCGATGTCTTAAACGTAAACCTTGCCGGTTGTGCATTCGCTTGTAAGAGTGGTGAAGCTTATTTCATTCCGATAAAACCGTCAAAGGAAACAACTCAACTTTTCGAAACTGATTTATCGGATAGAATTGAACTTGATCAGTTTGCGAAAATATTCAAACCGGTTTTTGAAAACGAGAAGATCAAAAAAGTATGTCAAAACGGTAAGTATGATATTGCAGTTTTAAGAACACATGGAATAGAAGTAAAGAACTTTTACTTTGATACAATGCTTGCAAGCTATGTTATCGATCCAGACCAAAAACATGGTATGGATAGTTTAGCAGAAAAATATCTCAACTACACTCCAATTCCATTGTCTGATTTAATTGGTGCGAAGAAAGAAGCGTCCAAAATATACGAAGTTGATTTGGAAAGGTTATCTAATTATGCGGCGGAAGATGCCGACATTACATTTCGCCTTTATGAATTATTTAAGAAAGAATTAAAGAAGGAGAATTTAGAGAAAGTCGCATACGAAATTGAATTCCCGTTAGTTGAAGTTCTTGAAGATATGGAAAGAAACGGAATTAGTGTTGATAAGAAAAGTTTAGGGGCGTTCAGCAAGGATTTACAAATTTTATTAGATAACTATACGAAAGAAATTTTTAAGCTTGCCGAAGAAGAATTCAATATTAACTCTACTCAGCAGCTTCAAAAAATCTTATTCGAAAAATTAAAATTACAGAAGACTAAAAAAACAAAAACCGGTTTTTCAACGGACGCAAGATCTCTGGAATCCCTAAAAGGCGAACATGAAATAATAGATATCATTTTGAATTATAGACAAGTTGCCAAGCTAAAATCAACTTATGCGGATTCATTACCCAAATTAATTAATCCTAAAACCGGAAGAGTTCATACTACGTTTAATCAAACTGTTGCATCGACCGGAAGATTGTCAAGTTTAGATCCGAACCTGCAGAACATTCCTATCAGAACCGAACTTGGAAAAGAAATAAGAAAAGCATTCGTTCCAAGAGATAAAGATCATGTTATTTTCAGTGCGGATTACAGTCAAATTGAACTTCGAATAATGGCAAGTATATGCAGCGACAAAAATTTAATGGAAGCGTTTAAGAATAACGAAGACATTCACAGAAGAACCGCCGCACTTGTCTTCATGGTTGATCCGAACGATGTTACTGCAGATATGAGAAGAAAAGCAAAAGAAGTTAATTTCGGAATCCTTTATGGAATCGGACCATTCGGATTGAAAAATAGATTAAGAATAACTCAAAATCATGCGAAAGAAATAATTGATACTTATTTCGGAACATTCAAAAATGTAAAAAAGTTCATGGATGATTCCGTAAAATTCGCTCAAGAAAAGGGTTATGCGGAAACTTTGCTCGGCAGAAGAAGATATTTACGAAATATTAATAGCAGTAATCGAGTGGTAAAACAATTTGAAGAACGAGTTGCAATTAATATGCCGATTCAAGGAACTGCAGCAGATATGATAAAGTTGGCTATGATTAATATTCATCGTGAATTAATTAAACAAAAGTTTAATTCCAAAATGGTTTTGCAAGTCCATGACGAATTATTATTCGATGCTCAAAAAGATGAAATTGATGACCTAATTCCACTTGTTAAAAAGTTAATGGAAGAAGCGTTACCATTGCAAGTCCCGGTTGTAGTCGATACCGGAGTTGGTGATAATTGGCTGGATGCGCATTAG
- a CDS encoding SDR family NAD(P)-dependent oxidoreductase, translated as MKKILLVFGAGGSLGKDAVKVFLKKDFDLFYLFDSKILSYNNYKIVYYQTGDLTKEENVVEAFSTIEFEKNAQYYLFSTVGGFGGGNKIVETEFSDWQRMFDINVTISFLLAKQFFISVKESKGGAICFTSALTSVRPQEGKIAYGTSKSSLNYLVKTLVKEGKNYNISVNAIAPSILDTNENREWVRDKSMMIRASEIGELVYSLFMNKNIVSGNIIELHFSLSQE; from the coding sequence ATGAAGAAAATATTATTAGTATTTGGTGCCGGAGGTTCATTAGGAAAAGATGCGGTCAAAGTTTTTCTTAAAAAGGATTTTGATCTGTTCTATTTATTCGATTCAAAAATACTGAGTTACAATAATTATAAAATCGTGTATTATCAAACCGGCGATTTGACGAAAGAAGAAAATGTAGTTGAGGCTTTCTCAACAATTGAATTTGAAAAGAATGCACAATATTATTTGTTTAGTACAGTTGGAGGATTCGGCGGCGGTAATAAAATTGTGGAAACCGAGTTTTCTGATTGGCAAAGAATGTTCGATATAAATGTTACAATTTCTTTTTTATTAGCAAAACAATTTTTTATTTCGGTTAAAGAATCTAAAGGCGGTGCTATTTGTTTTACAAGTGCATTGACTTCTGTCAGACCGCAAGAAGGTAAAATCGCTTATGGTACTTCAAAAAGTTCATTAAATTATTTGGTGAAAACATTAGTTAAAGAGGGTAAAAATTATAACATTTCGGTGAATGCTATCGCGCCATCAATTTTAGATACAAATGAAAATAGGGAATGGGTGAGAGATAAATCAATGATGATAAGGGCTTCAGAGATTGGAGAACTCGTTTATTCGCTATTTATGAATAAAAATATTGTTTCCGGCAATATAATTGAATTGCATTTTTCATTAAGTCAAGAATAA
- a CDS encoding MotA/TolQ/ExbB proton channel family protein, protein MQFSEILGFASYVIAQVEETGALTYLQQKFVEGGGFMWPILACLVLGLGFSLERIWTLSRATMNTKKFIVQVKDALSKGGVQEAMKVCENTRGSIASVFHAGLLRADEGIEAAEKAIMAYGAIEMGFLERGLIWISTFITIAPMLGFTGTVQGMIEAFDAIKEAAQLSPAVVAGGISVALLTTLFGLIVAIILQVFYNYFVARIDKLVADMEESSIELIDALYEMKKGK, encoded by the coding sequence ATGCAATTTTCAGAGATTTTAGGATTCGCATCCTATGTTATTGCACAGGTGGAAGAAACTGGCGCACTTACGTACCTACAGCAGAAGTTTGTTGAAGGTGGCGGTTTTATGTGGCCAATTTTAGCATGTTTAGTATTAGGACTTGGATTTTCTCTAGAAAGAATTTGGACTCTTTCTCGCGCTACAATGAACACCAAAAAATTTATTGTTCAAGTAAAAGACGCGCTTTCTAAAGGTGGTGTTCAAGAAGCGATGAAAGTCTGCGAAAATACTCGCGGTTCAATTGCTTCAGTTTTTCATGCCGGTCTTTTAAGAGCTGACGAAGGTATTGAAGCTGCAGAAAAAGCTATTATGGCTTACGGTGCTATCGAAATGGGATTCCTAGAAAGAGGTCTTATCTGGATATCTACATTTATTACTATCGCACCTATGCTTGGTTTTACTGGTACCGTACAAGGTATGATTGAAGCTTTTGACGCTATTAAAGAAGCTGCGCAATTATCTCCTGCCGTTGTTGCCGGTGGTATTTCTGTTGCGTTATTAACAACTTTATTCGGTCTTATTGTTGCTATCATACTTCAAGTATTCTATAACTACTTTGTTGCTAGAATTGACAAATTAGTTGCTGACATGGAAGAAAGCTCAATCGAATTGATTGATGCACTTTATGAAATGAAAAAAGGAAAATAA
- a CDS encoding biopolymer transporter ExbD: protein MVKIKKRKLGEASIPTSSMADIAFLLLLFFLVSTNIDVDTGIGMVLPEYIPAEEQEFVPISKDRMAALLINENGDVLLDGNIIAIPQIKDNLKERIASKIELPSNKKLVVSVKTDRKTVYNLYLQSLDQVKGAYFEVREEYAKVRFGKTIQDLTPEELEEIQSKIPIIISIAEPEKV from the coding sequence ATGGTAAAAATTAAAAAGAGAAAATTAGGGGAAGCGTCAATTCCGACAAGTTCCATGGCGGATATCGCATTCTTGCTTTTACTCTTCTTCCTTGTTTCTACAAACATAGATGTTGATACCGGTATTGGTATGGTTCTTCCGGAATATATTCCTGCCGAAGAACAGGAATTTGTTCCTATTTCTAAAGATAGAATGGCTGCTTTGCTTATAAATGAAAACGGAGACGTTCTTCTTGATGGAAATATTATTGCCATACCTCAAATCAAAGACAACCTTAAAGAGAGAATTGCCAGCAAAATTGAACTTCCAAGTAATAAAAAGTTAGTCGTTTCCGTTAAAACTGATAGGAAAACGGTTTACAATTTATACTTACAATCACTTGACCAAGTTAAAGGCGCTTACTTTGAGGTTAGGGAAGAGTATGCTAAAGTTCGTTTCGGTAAAACTATACAAGACTTGACACCGGAAGAACTTGAAGAAATACAAAGCAAGATTCCTATTATTATTTCTATTGCCGAACCTGAAAAGGTTTAG
- a CDS encoding biopolymer transporter ExbD — MKFEKKRASTKQDIPTASLPDIVFMLLLFFMVATQLREVDVLVQFSLPEAENIEKIENKRLVSYVWVGRDERIQINDSIVKQDEIRDIMYRKRVELPNVIVSFRVDKNANMGVVTDIQQELRKADARRINYSSLLKR, encoded by the coding sequence ATGAAATTTGAAAAGAAAAGAGCTTCTACTAAGCAAGATATCCCAACGGCATCTTTACCTGACATTGTATTCATGCTGCTTCTCTTCTTTATGGTGGCAACACAATTAAGAGAAGTTGATGTTCTTGTTCAATTCTCTCTACCAGAAGCAGAGAATATTGAGAAGATCGAAAACAAAAGATTGGTATCATACGTCTGGGTTGGCAGAGACGAACGCATTCAGATAAATGATTCTATTGTTAAGCAAGATGAAATCCGTGATATAATGTATCGGAAAAGAGTAGAATTGCCTAATGTTATCGTTTCTTTCCGAGTAGATAAAAATGCTAACATGGGTGTTGTTACGGATATTCAGCAAGAATTAAGAAAAGCAGATGCTCGACGTATAAATTATTCGTCACTTTTGAAAAGATAA